A portion of the Bacteroidia bacterium genome contains these proteins:
- a CDS encoding ABC transporter ATP-binding protein: MIRLEQICRRYVMGSEIIHALRNISLSIYKNEYVAFMGASGSGKSTLMNILGCLDTPNSGKYFLDGIDVSNMKDKELAAVRNKKIGFVFQTFNLLPRATALENVAMPLVYAGVSKSERLKRAKTVLESVGLGDRVHHKPNELSGGQRQRVAIARALVNHPSIILADEPTGNLDSKTSHEIMNLFNQLHQEGNTIILVTHEEDIARYARRIIRLKDGSIESDSAALSSVANR; encoded by the coding sequence ATCATACGTTTAGAGCAAATTTGCCGCAGGTATGTAATGGGCAGCGAAATTATTCATGCTTTGCGTAACATAAGTTTATCTATATACAAAAACGAATATGTGGCTTTTATGGGCGCATCAGGTTCAGGAAAGTCTACTTTAATGAACATTTTAGGCTGTTTAGATACCCCAAATTCAGGTAAGTATTTTTTAGACGGTATAGATGTAAGTAATATGAAAGACAAAGAGTTAGCCGCTGTAAGAAATAAAAAAATTGGTTTTGTGTTTCAGACTTTTAACCTACTGCCCCGAGCTACAGCTTTGGAAAATGTTGCTATGCCATTAGTATATGCAGGTGTTTCAAAGTCTGAACGCTTGAAACGAGCTAAAACGGTTTTAGAAAGTGTAGGTTTAGGCGATAGAGTTCACCACAAACCGAATGAACTTTCAGGCGGGCAGCGGCAAAGAGTGGCTATCGCACGCGCTTTGGTTAATCACCCCTCCATTATCCTTGCTGATGAACCTACGGGTAATTTAGACAGCAAAACCTCACATGAAATTATGAACCTTTTTAATCAACTGCACCAAGAAGGTAATACCATTATTTTAGTTACACATGAGGAAGATATTGCCAGGTACGCCCGACGTATTATTCGCTTAAAAGATGGTAGCATAGAATCGGATAGCGCCGCATTGAGTTCCGTTGCAAACCGCTAA